Part of the Nitrospirota bacterium genome is shown below.
TTTATGCTCATTGCAGTTGCCTTTGGACTTGGGGCATTGCTCGTAGGCAGTATCTTCAGACCAAGAAGGCCCTACCCTGAAAAACTCATGCCCTATGAATCAGGCAACCCTCCTGTTGGAGAGCCGAGATACAGGTTCTCTGTGAAGTTCTATATAATTGCAATGCTTTTTGTCGTATTCGATGTCGAAGCAGTATTCCTTTATCCATGGGCAATAGTGTTTGGCAAGATAG
Proteins encoded:
- the ndhC gene encoding NADH-quinone oxidoreductase subunit A, yielding MFVAKEYLPILVFMLIAVAFGLGALLVGSIFRPRRPYPEKLMPYESGNPPVGEPRYRFSVKFYIIAMLFVVFDVEAVFLYPWAIVFGKIGLYAFIEMMIFIGILLVGYIYAWRKDAFKWD